Below is a window of Sandaracinaceae bacterium DNA.
CTCGCGACCGTGCACTGCGCGGTCTCACCAGCGCGCCGGAGGATCCTCGCGACGACGCCGTCATCTCGCGGCTCGGTGAGCCGGCTTCGCACGAGGCAATCGCGCGCCTCGAGTCCGTGCACGGCGCGCTTCCCGCGGCCTACAGAGCATTCCTCACGCTGCACGATGGCTGGCAGGGTTTCCCCACATCACGGACTGCGCGGTTGTTCTCGTGCGATGAGTTTGCGTCCGACGAAGGTGAGGAGTTCGCAGCGCAGTTTCGTTCTTGGCGCGGTAACAAGACCAATCGAGAAGTCCAGACGGCGTTCGTGATCGGCGGTGGTCCTGGCATTGCGTACGTGCTGCTTGCGCGACCGACGACACGAAAGGGTGCGTTGGGCACGCGACCCGAGACCGTGCGCACCTACTCGGAGAAGCCGTTGTCGCAAGGCGATGCGCGAGACTTCGTGGCGTTTCTCGAACGCACCGCGCATCTGTTGAACGTCTGGTACCAGAAAGCGTTGGAGTCCTCGCCGGCGATCACGGGAGAGCAGGCGTGGGCGCTGGTCGACGAAGCCATCGTGCTGTTCAACGATGCCGACGACAACGGCGAGCGTGTCGATGAGAGCGCCTCTGCGCTGCGTGCGCTGAGAACCCGACTCGACACAACGAGCGCTTCGCAACAGCGCGCGCTGCTCACGCGCATGCAACGTGAGCTGTACCCCGGTGGTCCGTACACGAGAGCACGTCGCGTGGGCGATGGCGTCGAGTTGTTCGAGCACGCCGCAGCGCGATGGGTTCGTGTGAAGGCGTGAACTCAGGGGTTCGTGAACACTCGAAGCATCGGGGAGGAGTTCACGCGGCGTGAAGTAGACCCTCCGCCCACGCCACTGAAATGATCCATGATTCGCAGG
It encodes the following:
- a CDS encoding SMI1/KNR4 family protein, with protein sequence MSMQYHQPSMHTELQRLLALIETRDRALRGLTSAPEDPRDDAVISRLGEPASHEAIARLESVHGALPAAYRAFLTLHDGWQGFPTSRTARLFSCDEFASDEGEEFAAQFRSWRGNKTNREVQTAFVIGGGPGIAYVLLARPTTRKGALGTRPETVRTYSEKPLSQGDARDFVAFLERTAHLLNVWYQKALESSPAITGEQAWALVDEAIVLFNDADDNGERVDESASALRALRTRLDTTSASQQRALLTRMQRELYPGGPYTRARRVGDGVELFEHAAARWVRVKA